The Streptomyces sp. NL15-2K genome contains a region encoding:
- a CDS encoding DUF4229 domain-containing protein, translating into MLRYTLMRLGIFVGCLVVVWGLVYSGVVPRGLGDSNGMWIVLLSLVISAPISFVVLRKERDRASMQVVQKVDKIKTNLEANRNQEDGADDAARSQGQAPQAS; encoded by the coding sequence GCTACACGCTGATGCGCCTCGGGATCTTCGTGGGCTGCCTCGTGGTCGTCTGGGGCCTGGTCTACTCCGGCGTCGTCCCGCGTGGCCTCGGCGACTCCAACGGCATGTGGATCGTCCTGCTCTCCCTGGTCATCTCGGCCCCGATCAGCTTCGTGGTGCTGCGCAAGGAGCGGGACCGCGCGTCGATGCAGGTCGTGCAGAAGGTGGACAAGATCAAGACCAACCTGGAGGCGAACCGCAACCAGGAGGACGGCGCCGACGACGCCGCCCGGTCGCAGGGACAGGCTCCCCAGGCGTCGTAG
- a CDS encoding TetR/AcrR family transcriptional regulator — MGAVKSKRMPRAVREQQMLDAAVRTFGQRGYMAASMDEIAELAGVSKPLVYLYLNSKEDLFTACIRREAKALTEAVRAGVDPGLPADRQLWDGLGAFFTHTAQNPDGWSVLHLQARTHGEPFAAEVAAMREELVAFVTELIVVAAREAHRDPDLPEREVAGLAEALVGAAESLAAWANATPGITARQAAATLMNFAWAGLGNLMEGNPWSPPGPSH, encoded by the coding sequence ATGGGTGCCGTGAAGAGCAAGCGCATGCCGCGTGCCGTCCGTGAGCAGCAGATGCTGGACGCCGCCGTACGGACCTTCGGGCAGCGCGGGTACATGGCCGCGTCGATGGACGAGATCGCCGAACTCGCGGGCGTGTCCAAGCCGTTGGTGTACCTGTACCTGAACTCGAAGGAAGACCTCTTCACCGCCTGCATCCGCCGCGAGGCGAAGGCGCTCACCGAGGCCGTCCGGGCCGGTGTCGACCCCGGTCTGCCCGCCGACCGCCAACTCTGGGACGGGCTGGGGGCGTTCTTCACCCACACCGCGCAGAACCCGGACGGCTGGTCCGTGCTGCACCTCCAGGCCCGCACCCACGGCGAGCCGTTCGCGGCGGAGGTGGCCGCGATGCGCGAGGAGCTCGTCGCGTTCGTGACCGAGCTGATCGTCGTCGCCGCCCGCGAGGCCCACCGCGATCCCGACCTGCCCGAGCGCGAGGTCGCCGGCCTGGCCGAGGCCCTGGTGGGAGCGGCCGAGTCACTGGCCGCCTGGGCCAACGCCACCCCCGGCATCACCGCGAGACAGGCGGCGGCGACCCTGATGAACTTCGCCTGGGCGGGGCTCGGCAACCTCATGGAAGGCAACCCGTGGTCCCCGCCCGGCCCGTCTCACTAG
- a CDS encoding MaoC/PaaZ C-terminal domain-containing protein translates to MTITLAQTPSLPPLLARGALLSPFKRPRPDAEFPRTRLVLPGVRVDLAHLAAYERVCGFATGDDALPVTYPHVLGFPLAMRLMSGRDFPLPLLGLVHTSVEITQRRALAATGTYELTGYVEGLAPHRRGTEAAVVSEMRAGDEVVWESRSTYLARHRTGSRTPPSEPVEHRPPLPAVAEWRLAGDVGRRYGAVSGDRNPIHLHPLTARLFGFPRAIAHGMWTVARCVAAHGTPAAVLVRAGFRAPVPLPGTVTYAAEGGLFELRGGGRVHVTGGVYPLV, encoded by the coding sequence GTGACCATCACCCTGGCCCAGACCCCCTCCCTTCCTCCCCTCCTCGCCCGCGGCGCCCTGCTCTCCCCCTTCAAACGGCCGCGCCCGGACGCGGAGTTCCCCCGCACCCGACTCGTGCTGCCCGGCGTGCGCGTCGACCTCGCGCACCTGGCCGCCTACGAGCGGGTGTGCGGGTTCGCGACCGGGGACGACGCGCTGCCGGTGACGTACCCGCACGTGCTCGGCTTCCCGCTGGCCATGCGGCTGATGAGCGGACGGGACTTCCCGCTGCCGCTGCTCGGGCTCGTCCACACGTCGGTCGAGATCACGCAGCGGCGGGCACTGGCGGCGACCGGGACCTACGAACTCACCGGATACGTCGAGGGCTTGGCTCCACATCGGCGCGGCACCGAGGCGGCCGTGGTCAGCGAGATGCGGGCAGGGGACGAGGTCGTGTGGGAGTCGAGGAGCACGTATCTGGCCCGGCACCGGACGGGCAGCCGTACGCCCCCGTCCGAACCGGTCGAACACCGGCCGCCGCTGCCCGCCGTCGCCGAGTGGCGGCTCGCCGGCGACGTCGGACGGCGGTACGGCGCGGTCTCCGGTGACCGCAACCCCATCCACCTCCACCCGCTCACCGCCCGCCTGTTCGGCTTCCCCCGGGCCATCGCGCACGGCATGTGGACCGTGGCCCGCTGCGTCGCCGCGCACGGCACACCGGCGGCCGTTCTGGTGCGGGCCGGCTTCCGGGCGCCGGTGCCCCTGCCGGGGACGGTGACGTACGCCGCGGAGGGCGGGCTCTTCGAGCTGCGCGGCGGGGGCCGCGTGCACGTGACCGGGGGCGTCTACCCGCTGGTCTAG
- a CDS encoding AMP-dependent synthetase/ligase — translation MSLAYASGHDYDGAPVLVEPEIRRLDGEVREVSVPPLVPPATHGSLADLPFDNASEAPEDRVMSRRTENGAWVHVTAAQFAAQVLALAKGMIAEGLVQGDRIAIMARTTYEWTLLDFAAWAAGLVTVPIYPTSSVFQARWILQDSGAVALVTEEAGQASALGPELNRLPDLRHMWIMEKGHLDRLAELGAQVPDQEIAIRRGVLVPDTLATVVYTSGTTGRPKGCVLTHGNFLAEIDNAIELLSPVFKSKSKNQSTEDLATLLFLPMSHVFGRMVAIACVRARVRLGHAPSLKSEDLVADMGSFKPTFLVVIPYMLEKVFNSARAKAERGGRATVFDRAASVARRYGEALEQRKHGTGSGPSAALKAARSFYDPLVYRRIRKAMGGRVRHIICGGSPLGRDLEAFYSGAGMEIYEGYGLTESTAAATVTPPLKPRLGTVGWPMPGTKVRIAADGEILLTGGQVFRGYWDPYGGGVIPASADGWFPTGDIGSLDDEGYLTITGRKKEIIITAGGKNMAPAPLENWLRSHPLISQCLVLGDRRPYISALITLDMDGVNHWRQMNGKHPVPAELLVNDEELRSVLQRAVDEANKLVSRPESIRRFTILPVDFTEQSGHLTPSMKLRREAVMRDFAREVEGLYET, via the coding sequence ATGTCCCTCGCCTACGCATCCGGTCACGACTACGACGGCGCGCCCGTTCTCGTGGAACCGGAGATCCGGCGTCTGGACGGGGAGGTCCGCGAGGTGTCGGTACCGCCGCTCGTCCCGCCGGCGACGCACGGCTCGCTCGCCGACCTGCCCTTCGACAACGCGAGCGAGGCTCCTGAGGACCGGGTGATGAGCCGCCGTACGGAGAACGGCGCGTGGGTCCATGTCACGGCGGCTCAGTTCGCGGCGCAGGTCCTGGCCCTGGCCAAGGGGATGATCGCGGAAGGGCTGGTGCAGGGCGACCGGATCGCCATCATGGCCCGGACGACGTACGAGTGGACGCTCCTCGACTTCGCCGCGTGGGCCGCCGGCCTGGTCACCGTGCCGATCTACCCCACCTCCTCCGTCTTCCAGGCCCGGTGGATCCTCCAGGACTCGGGCGCGGTCGCCCTGGTGACGGAGGAAGCCGGCCAGGCGTCGGCGCTGGGCCCGGAACTCAACCGGCTGCCCGACCTGCGCCACATGTGGATCATGGAGAAGGGGCACCTGGACCGGCTGGCGGAGCTCGGCGCCCAGGTCCCGGACCAGGAAATCGCCATACGGCGCGGGGTGTTGGTCCCGGACACGCTCGCCACCGTCGTCTACACCTCCGGCACCACCGGCCGCCCCAAGGGCTGCGTGCTCACGCACGGCAACTTCCTCGCGGAGATCGACAACGCGATCGAACTCCTTTCCCCGGTCTTCAAGAGCAAGAGCAAGAACCAGTCGACCGAAGACCTCGCCACCCTCCTCTTCCTCCCCATGTCGCACGTCTTCGGCCGCATGGTGGCGATCGCCTGCGTCCGCGCGCGCGTACGGCTGGGCCACGCGCCGAGCCTGAAGTCGGAGGACCTGGTGGCGGACATGGGCAGCTTCAAGCCGACCTTCCTGGTGGTCATCCCGTACATGCTGGAGAAGGTCTTCAACAGCGCGCGAGCCAAGGCGGAGCGCGGCGGCCGGGCGACGGTCTTCGACCGCGCGGCGAGCGTGGCCCGCCGCTACGGCGAGGCGCTGGAGCAACGCAAGCACGGCACCGGCTCCGGCCCGAGCGCCGCGCTGAAGGCGGCCCGCTCCTTCTACGACCCCCTCGTCTACCGCCGTATCCGCAAGGCCATGGGCGGCAGGGTCCGCCACATCATCTGCGGCGGCTCCCCACTCGGCCGCGACCTCGAGGCCTTCTACTCGGGCGCAGGTATGGAGATCTACGAGGGCTACGGTCTGACCGAGTCGACAGCCGCGGCCACCGTCACACCGCCGCTCAAACCCCGCCTCGGCACGGTGGGTTGGCCGATGCCCGGCACCAAGGTCCGGATCGCGGCGGACGGCGAGATCCTGCTCACCGGCGGCCAGGTGTTCCGCGGCTACTGGGACCCGTACGGGGGCGGGGTGATCCCGGCCTCCGCCGACGGCTGGTTCCCGACGGGCGACATCGGCAGCCTGGACGACGAGGGCTACCTGACGATCACCGGCCGCAAGAAGGAGATCATCATCACGGCAGGCGGCAAGAACATGGCCCCCGCCCCCCTGGAGAACTGGCTCCGCTCCCATCCCCTGATCTCCCAGTGCCTCGTCCTGGGCGATCGCCGCCCTTACATCTCCGCCCTGATCACCCTGGACATGGACGGCGTCAACCACTGGCGCCAGATGAACGGCAAGCACCCGGTCCCGGCGGAACTCCTCGTCAACGACGAGGAGCTGAGGAGCGTCCTGCAACGGGCCGTGGACGAGGCCAACAAACTCGTCTCCCGCCCCGAGTCCATCCGCCGCTTCACCATCCTCCCCGTGGACTTCACGGAACAGTCGGGCCACCTCACCCCGTCGATGAAGCTGCGGCGCGAGGCGGTCATGCGGGACTTCGCCAGGGAGGTGGAAGGGCTGTACGAGACGTGA
- a CDS encoding PucR family transcriptional regulator: MGRGQGLDELLRVVQRCGQPGETLEWLRRWTGAEVAWIDGGALGNGVVAATPGFPGVVEALQAQVERLADGRLAAATTRVGDLEVRLEAFGRREPRSVLVTASAAALSREAAALVSQAGGLLQLLGEASRADDSARGDEDKARALRFAVLTALMTGDVTLARRMTSWDVPPLLGAERVRVHLLHCPPADRDRLARTFQDASGYHGHGLMVHCPAFEEHLICPIAEATENAAPDDRLDRLEHGQVLRRLVRENPGYALGVSRPHPLTALAEAYGEALHALAVARNSPDRLAAYRGRPLLIDVLPRPAATAWARAHVAPLHAEPKLTQDITRLAVTFPRTAVAGLLRVSRTTVVAHCGRAERALGLDLGDVRARAELDLALALTDLPPDPAAVPRQVPPTLAELLHTAPAITWAATFLQPLRDVRHRDLEATVRAWIDHNTDAQRTAEALALSRNTIRARLRTAERLLNRDLLTTASGIHDVVHAIAVTGHRAHSGDGSGHRARWSKSDTAA, translated from the coding sequence ATGGGGCGTGGGCAGGGGCTCGACGAGCTGCTGAGAGTGGTACAGCGGTGCGGGCAACCGGGGGAGACGCTGGAGTGGCTGCGGCGGTGGACCGGGGCGGAGGTCGCCTGGATCGACGGCGGGGCCCTCGGGAACGGGGTCGTCGCGGCGACGCCGGGTTTTCCAGGGGTCGTAGAGGCACTTCAGGCGCAAGTGGAGCGGCTGGCCGACGGCAGGCTCGCCGCGGCCACGACACGGGTGGGCGATCTGGAGGTGCGCCTGGAAGCGTTCGGCAGGCGCGAGCCACGTTCCGTGCTAGTGACGGCCAGTGCGGCGGCGCTGTCGCGGGAGGCGGCGGCACTGGTGTCTCAGGCCGGCGGGCTGCTCCAGCTGCTGGGCGAGGCGTCCCGGGCCGACGACAGCGCCCGCGGTGACGAGGACAAGGCGCGAGCCCTGCGTTTCGCGGTGCTGACCGCGCTGATGACCGGGGACGTCACGCTGGCCCGGCGGATGACCAGCTGGGACGTCCCGCCGCTGCTGGGTGCCGAGCGCGTACGGGTCCACCTGTTGCACTGCCCTCCGGCCGACCGCGACCGGTTGGCCAGAACCTTCCAGGACGCCTCCGGCTATCACGGCCACGGCCTGATGGTGCACTGCCCGGCGTTCGAGGAGCACCTGATCTGCCCGATCGCCGAGGCCACCGAGAACGCCGCCCCGGACGACCGGCTGGACCGGCTGGAACACGGACAGGTCCTACGACGACTGGTCCGCGAGAATCCCGGATACGCGCTCGGCGTCAGCAGACCCCACCCGCTCACCGCCCTCGCGGAAGCCTACGGCGAGGCCCTGCACGCCCTGGCCGTCGCCCGCAACTCCCCGGACCGGCTGGCGGCCTACCGAGGCCGCCCCCTCCTGATCGACGTGCTGCCCCGCCCGGCGGCCACCGCCTGGGCCCGCGCCCACGTGGCACCGCTGCACGCCGAACCGAAACTCACCCAGGACATCACCCGCCTCGCCGTGACCTTCCCCAGGACCGCCGTCGCCGGCCTGCTGCGCGTCAGCCGCACCACCGTCGTCGCGCACTGCGGCCGGGCGGAAAGAGCCCTGGGCCTGGATCTCGGCGACGTCCGCGCCCGCGCCGAACTGGACCTGGCCCTGGCCCTCACCGACCTGCCCCCCGACCCCGCGGCCGTACCCCGGCAGGTCCCACCGACCCTCGCCGAACTCCTCCACACCGCCCCCGCCATCACCTGGGCGGCTACCTTCCTCCAGCCCCTGCGAGACGTACGGCACCGCGATCTCGAGGCCACCGTGCGGGCGTGGATCGACCACAACACCGACGCCCAGCGGACGGCCGAGGCCCTCGCGCTGAGCCGCAACACCATACGGGCCCGCCTCCGGACGGCCGAACGCCTCCTCAACCGGGACCTGTTGACGACAGCCTCGGGCATCCACGACGTCGTCCACGCGATCGCGGTCACTGGGCACCGTGCACACTCCGGTGACGGAAGTGGCCACCGTGCACGGTGGTCCAAGAGCGACACCGCCGCCTAG
- a CDS encoding zinc ribbon domain-containing protein, with protein sequence MRRKVELGEGQAERVACASASAFRGLDAVTGEVLGADVLAGRVGWLTALVESMCAEVTGARWNRPDLARLACGRDLSGQRLPSNAWMALRMLGWAATVREGLYVPDRVRRVAEEQAGRALRSAWWRTQITDAVLATWPTGPDADPMRRTAGEWEALRAACPDGQGVAASVLRARTRQIAAFHTTHGRLPAGLCELEAAPGGGRQVVLAAADKQLATLARCEDDPARYAVLTVRLPVRPDPRTRGDWHSVVIRFRLPPTIPVTAALHAPTLRLRGGRLRLDVAHTTAVPTTRRDGHLRAVAFDYGLNTLLTGGTLTLAGGTQPTVHTNGQPVFFRPDGVLAKADRLRVLAEQLGAKVAHLQSLTDGRTASGLRPDPLTAAKLAVLRTEHARVSKRRTRLNEQLARAAAHFMVGHARAARASVIYLEDLRDMEARGKGRTLNTRLSSSVRGQIVAHTRHQAARYGIAVVIVPARGTSKYCPTCLSVLRHRAAPDRTTPGWKWASCPDTACGYSADRDVAAWQRIGARGLQHQHTTVLDRSSGTYVIRRTAPELDQPVRHTTHPRPATESGPQQQSAAAVDRTKAGPTRNRPVPRQRRRVPAPPGTPAARTAVAGPGGKRPAGRMPQSPTRRTQRRRRRQAPHTMSTPTRHQPRGARLGAGFHLHTHATPVTRRIQPGAQPRSLFHRSRADNPAPPRKT encoded by the coding sequence GTGCGGCGGAAGGTCGAGCTGGGTGAGGGGCAGGCGGAGCGGGTGGCGTGCGCGTCGGCGTCCGCGTTCCGCGGCCTGGATGCCGTCACCGGCGAGGTGCTGGGCGCCGATGTGCTGGCCGGGCGGGTGGGCTGGCTGACCGCTCTGGTCGAGAGCATGTGCGCGGAAGTGACCGGCGCCCGCTGGAACCGCCCGGACCTGGCCCGGCTCGCCTGCGGGCGGGACCTGTCGGGGCAGCGGCTGCCGTCGAACGCGTGGATGGCGTTGCGGATGCTGGGCTGGGCGGCCACCGTGCGCGAAGGACTGTACGTTCCTGACCGGGTGCGGCGGGTCGCCGAGGAGCAGGCCGGGCGGGCGCTGCGTTCGGCCTGGTGGCGTACCCAGATCACCGACGCGGTACTGGCCACCTGGCCCACCGGCCCCGACGCTGATCCGATGCGGCGCACGGCGGGCGAGTGGGAGGCGCTGCGGGCGGCCTGTCCGGACGGGCAGGGTGTGGCGGCCTCGGTGCTGCGCGCCCGTACCCGGCAGATCGCTGCTTTCCACACCACGCATGGGCGGCTGCCCGCCGGTCTGTGTGAGCTGGAGGCGGCGCCGGGCGGTGGCCGTCAGGTGGTGCTGGCCGCCGCCGACAAGCAGCTGGCCACGCTGGCCCGCTGCGAGGACGACCCGGCCCGCTACGCGGTCCTGACCGTGCGCCTGCCGGTGCGGCCCGACCCCCGCACCCGGGGTGACTGGCACTCCGTGGTGATCCGGTTCCGGCTGCCGCCCACCATCCCCGTCACGGCCGCCCTGCATGCACCGACCCTGCGCCTGCGCGGCGGACGCCTGCGCCTGGACGTCGCCCACACCACCGCCGTGCCCACGACCCGGCGGGACGGACATCTGCGGGCGGTGGCCTTCGACTACGGGCTGAACACCCTGCTCACCGGCGGGACACTGACCCTGGCCGGCGGCACCCAGCCGACCGTGCACACGAACGGGCAGCCGGTGTTCTTCCGCCCGGACGGGGTACTGGCCAAGGCCGACCGGCTGCGTGTGCTGGCCGAACAGCTGGGGGCCAAGGTCGCCCACCTGCAGTCCCTGACCGACGGCCGCACCGCATCCGGGCTGCGCCCCGATCCGCTCACCGCGGCGAAACTGGCGGTGCTGCGCACCGAGCACGCGCGGGTGAGCAAGCGTCGTACGCGGCTGAACGAGCAGCTCGCCAGGGCCGCCGCCCACTTCATGGTCGGCCACGCCCGCGCCGCGAGAGCGTCGGTGATCTACCTGGAGGACCTGCGGGACATGGAGGCCCGGGGCAAGGGCCGCACCCTGAACACCCGCCTGTCCAGCAGTGTGCGCGGGCAGATCGTCGCCCACACCCGCCACCAGGCCGCCCGCTATGGGATCGCGGTGGTCATCGTCCCCGCGCGCGGCACCTCGAAGTACTGCCCCACCTGCCTGAGCGTCTTGCGGCACCGCGCCGCCCCCGACCGCACCACACCGGGCTGGAAATGGGCGAGCTGTCCCGACACCGCCTGCGGATACAGCGCGGACCGGGACGTCGCGGCCTGGCAGCGGATCGGCGCCCGCGGCCTGCAACACCAGCACACAACTGTCCTGGACCGCAGCAGCGGCACGTACGTGATCCGCCGCACGGCCCCGGAGCTGGACCAGCCGGTCCGGCACACCACCCACCCCAGGCCTGCCACCGAGTCCGGTCCGCAGCAGCAGTCCGCTGCTGCCGTGGACCGGACGAAGGCGGGACCGACGAGAAACCGCCCTGTGCCCAGGCAGCGACGCAGGGTCCCCGCCCCACCCGGAACACCCGCAGCGCGGACCGCTGTTGCGGGCCCGGGTGGAAAGCGTCCGGCGGGGCGGATGCCCCAGTCACCCACCCGCCGCACCCAGCGGCGGCGCAGGCGGCAGGCACCGCACACGATGAGCACCCCCACCCGGCACCAGCCACGCGGGGCCAGACTCGGCGCAGGCTTCCACCTGCACACCCACGCCACCCCCGTCACACGACGGATACAGCCCGGGGCACAGCCGAGATCTCTTTTCCACCGGAGCCGGGCCGACAACCCAGCCCCACCCAGGAAAACCTAA
- a CDS encoding DUF397 domain-containing protein: MSSEELSWFKSSYSDGEGGECLEAAYPWRKSSHSSGEGGDCLEVAPCPHTIHIRDSKNPTGPQLSVSDELRFSWVGLGCRPGSGGKEISAVPRAVSVV, translated from the coding sequence ATGAGCAGCGAGGAACTCAGCTGGTTCAAGTCCAGCTACAGCGACGGTGAGGGAGGCGAATGCCTCGAAGCCGCCTACCCCTGGCGCAAATCCAGCCACAGCAGCGGCGAAGGCGGCGACTGCCTGGAGGTCGCCCCCTGCCCCCACACCATCCACATCCGCGACTCCAAGAACCCCACCGGGCCTCAGCTCAGCGTCTCAGATGAGCTTAGGTTTTCCTGGGTGGGGCTGGGTTGTCGGCCCGGCTCCGGTGGAAAAGAGATCTCGGCTGTGCCCCGGGCTGTATCCGTCGTGTGA
- a CDS encoding TetR/AcrR family transcriptional regulator, translated as MARPRSFDEERALDAAMHTFWEKGYEATSTQDLCDATGLGRSSIYNTFKSKHDLFERALARYLDAMTTAQLAALDDPERPAADRIHAVLVQVVETETDHRAAQGRGLGCLGVNTIVELGARDPKAAGMLERDTARRLAAFRSVMEAGRRDGSITSARDPGALARFLNATIAGLRVSSQGGADRVVLESMAEVAMDALTG; from the coding sequence ATGGCCCGACCGAGGAGCTTCGACGAGGAGCGGGCCCTGGACGCGGCGATGCACACCTTCTGGGAGAAGGGCTACGAGGCCACCTCCACGCAGGACCTGTGCGACGCCACCGGACTGGGCCGCAGCAGCATCTACAACACCTTCAAGAGCAAGCACGACCTGTTCGAGCGGGCCCTCGCCCGCTACCTCGACGCCATGACGACCGCTCAGCTGGCCGCTCTGGACGACCCGGAGCGGCCGGCCGCCGACCGGATCCACGCGGTGCTCGTCCAGGTGGTGGAGACCGAGACGGACCACCGCGCGGCACAGGGCCGGGGGCTGGGCTGTCTCGGTGTGAACACCATCGTGGAGCTGGGCGCCCGTGACCCGAAGGCCGCGGGGATGCTGGAGCGTGACACCGCGCGCAGACTGGCCGCCTTCCGGTCCGTGATGGAGGCGGGCCGGCGGGACGGCAGCATCACCTCCGCCCGCGACCCGGGTGCGCTGGCCCGCTTCCTCAACGCCACGATCGCCGGTCTGCGCGTCTCCAGCCAGGGCGGCGCGGACCGGGTCGTACTGGAGTCGATGGCCGAGGTCGCCATGGACGCGCTGACCGGCTGA
- a CDS encoding MFS transporter → MPRAVYVLALGIFAMVTSEFVVAGLMPQMADGLNATVPQIGFLITAFAVAMAAGGPFLTVAVMRLPPRTALMTLFGVFLAGNVLAATATGYTTMLVARVVTGIASQAFFGVGISLCVQLTRPEVRGRAIAVAMNGLMLGTLLGLPLSTLIGERFGWRAAFWAISALTLVAAAATLAGVPRLDRAEGGGGFRAELGVFRRRRLWLVLSTSTLIIGATFSAFSYLNPILTGLTGFSAGTVPFLLIAYGAATVVGNTVVGRLADRHTLPVLAVGLLLNLLFLTGFALFADLPAPALVCMLGIGLVGVTMNPAMVTRVQRTGNAGPLVNTVHSSFITLGVILGSSLGAVAIDAWGLRSPLWLGAGLALLGLGTLLPELSRRGGRSGTPAGSTPRAPRPVRVPSAK, encoded by the coding sequence GTGCCCCGAGCCGTGTACGTCCTCGCGCTCGGCATCTTCGCCATGGTGACCAGCGAGTTCGTGGTCGCCGGGCTGATGCCGCAGATGGCGGACGGGCTGAACGCCACCGTCCCGCAGATCGGATTCCTGATCACCGCGTTCGCGGTCGCCATGGCGGCCGGTGGGCCGTTCCTGACCGTCGCGGTGATGCGACTGCCCCCGCGTACGGCCCTGATGACCCTGTTCGGCGTCTTCCTGGCGGGCAACGTCCTCGCCGCCACCGCCACCGGCTACACCACCATGCTGGTCGCCCGGGTCGTCACCGGCATCGCCTCCCAGGCCTTCTTCGGCGTCGGCATCTCGCTGTGCGTCCAGCTCACCCGCCCCGAGGTGCGCGGCCGGGCGATCGCGGTCGCCATGAACGGCCTGATGCTCGGCACGCTCCTCGGCCTTCCCCTGTCCACCCTCATCGGCGAACGCTTCGGCTGGCGTGCCGCGTTCTGGGCCATCTCCGCGCTCACCCTCGTCGCCGCCGCGGCCACCCTCGCCGGCGTACCCCGCCTGGACCGCGCGGAGGGAGGCGGCGGCTTCCGGGCGGAGCTCGGGGTGTTCCGCAGGCGCCGGCTGTGGCTGGTGCTGTCCACCAGCACCCTGATCATCGGCGCCACCTTCTCCGCCTTCAGCTACCTCAATCCGATCCTCACGGGCCTCACCGGCTTCTCCGCCGGCACCGTCCCCTTCCTCCTCATCGCCTACGGCGCCGCCACCGTCGTCGGCAACACGGTGGTCGGCCGTCTCGCCGACCGCCACACGCTCCCCGTCCTCGCCGTCGGCCTGCTGCTCAACCTGCTCTTCCTGACCGGCTTCGCGCTCTTCGCCGACCTGCCCGCCCCCGCCCTGGTCTGCATGCTGGGCATCGGCCTGGTCGGCGTCACCATGAACCCGGCCATGGTCACCCGCGTCCAGCGCACCGGAAACGCCGGCCCGCTGGTCAACACCGTCCACTCCTCCTTCATCACCCTCGGCGTCATCCTCGGTTCCTCCCTCGGGGCCGTCGCCATCGATGCGTGGGGACTGCGCTCCCCGCTCTGGCTCGGCGCCGGTCTGGCCCTGCTGGGCCTCGGCACGCTGCTGCCCGAACTCAGCCGGCGCGGCGGGCGATCAGGAACGCCTGCGGGGTCGACTCCCCGAGCGCCTCGTCCGGTTCGCGTACCGTCCGCGAAATGA
- a CDS encoding class I SAM-dependent methyltransferase, translated as MTDADYADSFVTTTRTFYDAIAEDYATLFQEAGAGRPMDRAVMSAFAELVGEGGAGREVADLGCGPGRVTGYLASLGLSVFGLDLSESMLAIARRENPGLRFEQGSMLELDLPDGSLGGVVSWYSSIHTPVDRLPSLFAEFHRVLAPNGPLLIAFQVGDEPRHHDQPFGHPVALDFARWQPAAIAELLTAAGFALISRTVREPDEALGESTPQAFLIARRAG; from the coding sequence ATGACGGACGCCGACTACGCAGACTCCTTCGTAACCACCACCCGCACCTTCTACGACGCCATCGCCGAGGACTACGCCACCCTTTTCCAGGAGGCCGGCGCGGGCAGGCCGATGGACCGGGCGGTGATGTCCGCCTTCGCCGAACTCGTCGGCGAAGGCGGGGCGGGCCGTGAGGTGGCCGATCTCGGGTGCGGGCCGGGGCGGGTGACCGGTTACCTCGCCTCGCTCGGCCTCTCCGTGTTCGGGCTGGACCTGTCGGAGTCGATGCTCGCGATCGCCCGGCGGGAGAACCCGGGCCTGCGCTTCGAGCAGGGCTCGATGCTGGAGCTCGACCTGCCGGACGGCTCACTCGGCGGTGTCGTGTCCTGGTACTCGTCCATCCACACCCCTGTGGACCGTCTTCCCTCCCTTTTCGCGGAGTTCCACCGCGTCCTGGCACCGAACGGCCCTCTCCTCATCGCCTTCCAGGTCGGCGACGAGCCCCGGCACCACGACCAGCCCTTCGGCCACCCCGTGGCGCTCGACTTCGCACGGTGGCAGCCCGCCGCCATCGCCGAGCTGCTGACGGCGGCGGGCTTCGCGCTCATTTCGCGGACGGTACGCGAACCGGACGAGGCGCTCGGGGAGTCGACCCCGCAGGCGTTCCTGATCGCCCGCCGCGCCGGCTGA
- a CDS encoding AzlD domain-containing protein yields the protein MSATVAMILVLAVGTYAFRLVGPVLHGRVELPARTQELLSAGAVVLLVALLATGALTEGGGFAGWARPAGVLVGGVLAWRRVPFAVVVLGAAGATAALRAAGVA from the coding sequence GTGAGCGCGACGGTCGCCATGATTCTGGTGCTGGCGGTCGGGACGTACGCCTTCCGGCTGGTCGGGCCGGTCCTGCACGGACGAGTAGAACTCCCGGCACGGACCCAGGAGTTGCTGTCGGCGGGTGCGGTGGTGCTGCTGGTGGCGCTGCTGGCCACGGGGGCGTTGACCGAGGGCGGGGGCTTCGCGGGGTGGGCGCGGCCGGCCGGGGTGCTGGTGGGGGGCGTACTGGCGTGGCGGCGGGTGCCGTTCGCGGTGGTCGTGCTGGGCGCGGCGGGGGCGACCGCGGCCCTGCGGGCGGCCGGGGTGGCGTGA